The following are encoded in a window of Ruminiclostridium herbifermentans genomic DNA:
- a CDS encoding vitamin B12 dependent-methionine synthase activation domain-containing protein — MAEALYSKIKYFDNIPATPKKELILTRLGYRKGITELNAHDIALVEESMRQGQYLCKPEGAYLIVPISTINGSVITLDNGVSIDSLGLTKLLQNSKSVVLMAATVGKKVIDKIFEEVEKGNAANGLIIDSVASQTADAALDWMVQLLRKILIREGKVLTKHRYSPGYGDLPLSYQKVIFDMLQLERLNISLTEKFMLIPEKSVLAIAGIEDKGEQDNNE; from the coding sequence TTGGCTGAGGCTTTATATAGTAAAATTAAATATTTTGATAACATTCCAGCCACTCCTAAAAAAGAACTTATTCTCACTAGGTTGGGTTATCGAAAAGGTATTACTGAACTGAATGCACATGATATAGCATTAGTTGAAGAGAGTATGCGACAGGGACAATACCTATGTAAGCCAGAAGGAGCATATTTAATTGTTCCTATTTCAACAATCAATGGCTCTGTCATAACCCTTGATAATGGAGTTAGCATTGATAGTTTAGGTCTAACAAAGCTTTTGCAAAATAGTAAAAGCGTTGTTCTAATGGCAGCCACTGTGGGGAAAAAAGTTATAGATAAGATATTTGAAGAAGTAGAAAAAGGCAATGCTGCTAATGGCTTGATAATTGATTCAGTAGCCTCTCAAACTGCTGATGCGGCTCTTGACTGGATGGTACAGCTACTTAGAAAAATTCTAATCCGAGAAGGAAAGGTACTAACAAAACATAGATATAGTCCCGGCTACGGAGATTTACCGCTATCATATCAGAAGGTTATTTTTGATATGCTTCAGCTTGAAAGATTAAACATTTCGCTAACGGAGAAATTCATGCTAATACCAGAAAAATCAGTTTTAGCAATTGCAGGTATCGAAGATAAGGGGGAACAGGATAATAATGAATAA
- a CDS encoding sulfate ABC transporter substrate-binding protein, producing MAGCGSVSEKTSNSSNSDSVTLLNVSYDPTRELYEEYNAAFTKYWKETTGQDVTIQQSHGGSGSQARTVIDGNEADVVTLALAYDIDSINKNKELINKEWQKRLPNNSTPYTSTIVFLVRKDNPKNIKDWDDLVKPGIQVITPNPKTSGGARWNYLAAWGYALKNNNNNQEKAKEFVKALFDNVPVLDSGARGATTTFVERGLGDVLIAWENEAFLSINELGKDKFEIVVPSISILAEPPVTVVDSVVDKKNTRKVAEAYLEYLYSDEGQEIAAKNYYRPRSEKIAQKYSSQFTEVSLFTIDELFGGWNKAQEEHFNDGGVFDQIYIKK from the coding sequence ATGGCGGGTTGCGGAAGTGTTAGCGAAAAAACATCTAATTCAAGCAATAGCGACTCTGTTACACTTTTAAACGTATCATATGACCCTACTCGTGAACTGTATGAAGAGTACAATGCTGCTTTTACAAAGTATTGGAAAGAAACAACAGGACAGGATGTTACAATACAACAGTCACACGGTGGTTCTGGAAGTCAGGCAAGAACAGTTATTGATGGTAATGAGGCAGATGTAGTTACATTAGCACTTGCATATGATATTGACTCAATTAATAAGAATAAAGAATTAATCAATAAAGAATGGCAAAAGCGTTTACCAAATAACTCAACTCCATATACTTCAACAATTGTTTTTCTTGTGAGGAAGGATAATCCAAAGAACATAAAAGATTGGGATGATCTAGTAAAACCTGGAATACAAGTAATTACACCAAATCCTAAAACCTCAGGAGGAGCTCGCTGGAACTACCTTGCAGCTTGGGGCTATGCACTTAAGAATAATAATAACAATCAAGAAAAGGCTAAGGAGTTCGTAAAAGCCCTGTTTGATAATGTACCAGTTCTTGACTCTGGTGCTCGTGGAGCAACCACAACTTTTGTTGAACGTGGATTGGGTGATGTACTTATAGCATGGGAAAATGAAGCCTTCCTTTCAATAAATGAACTTGGAAAGGATAAATTTGAAATAGTTGTTCCGTCAATTAGTATTCTTGCTGAGCCTCCTGTTACAGTTGTAGATTCAGTTGTTGACAAGAAAAATACTAGAAAGGTTGCAGAAGCTTACCTTGAATATTTGTACAGTGATGAAGGCCAGGAAATTGCTGCAAAAAATTATTACAGACCAAGAAGTGAAAAAATTGCTCAAAAATATTCTTCTCAATTTACCGAAGTAAGTCTATTTACTATAGATGAGTTATTTGGTGGTTGGAACAAAGCTCAAGAAGAGCACTTTAATGATGGTGGTGTATTTGATCAGATATACATAAAAAAATAA
- a CDS encoding sulfate/molybdate ABC transporter ATP-binding protein: MSIEISNISKSFDTFKALSNIDLKINTGELVALLGPSGSGKTTLLRIIAGLETSDQGSIIFDGEDNTEKSTQDRKVGFVFQHYALFKHMTVFENIAFGLKVRPSKLRPSKEEIKKKVYELLELVKMEELAKRYPAQLSGGQRQRIALARALAVEPKVLLLDEPFGALDAKVRKDLRRWLRKLHDEYPITSVFVTHDQEEALDVADRIVILNKGKIEQIGTPEEVYDNPANPFVYNFLGNVNLFHGRVHNGKIEIGNLKLDSPQHTDSADGNIISFIRPHDIEISLEPKENEFIAAEIIFIRAVGPIVNLEMKRKDTGEYIEAEVSKEIYKKLMLKERQTVYIKPKDFRVFIPDDYII; encoded by the coding sequence ATGAGTATTGAAATTTCAAATATCTCCAAAAGCTTTGATACCTTTAAGGCTCTAAGCAATATAGATTTGAAAATAAATACAGGCGAACTGGTAGCATTACTTGGTCCATCTGGTTCTGGAAAGACAACGTTGCTTAGGATAATAGCAGGGCTTGAAACTTCAGATCAGGGAAGTATCATCTTTGACGGCGAAGACAATACAGAAAAAAGTACTCAGGATAGAAAAGTTGGCTTTGTATTTCAGCATTATGCACTTTTTAAGCATATGACAGTGTTTGAAAACATTGCTTTTGGATTAAAAGTAAGACCATCAAAGTTAAGACCAAGTAAGGAAGAAATTAAAAAGAAGGTATATGAATTACTTGAATTAGTCAAAATGGAAGAACTGGCAAAGCGTTATCCTGCTCAGTTATCAGGTGGTCAGCGTCAAAGAATTGCTCTGGCTAGGGCTTTGGCTGTTGAACCTAAAGTACTTCTATTGGATGAACCCTTTGGTGCTCTTGACGCTAAAGTCAGAAAGGACCTTAGAAGATGGCTGAGAAAGCTACATGACGAATATCCAATAACAAGTGTTTTTGTTACCCATGACCAAGAAGAAGCACTTGATGTAGCAGATAGAATCGTTATTTTGAATAAAGGAAAAATTGAACAAATAGGGACTCCAGAAGAAGTATATGATAATCCTGCAAATCCGTTTGTTTACAACTTTTTAGGTAATGTTAATCTGTTTCATGGAAGAGTACATAATGGAAAAATTGAAATTGGTAATTTGAAGCTTGATTCTCCTCAGCATACCGATAGCGCTGACGGTAATATTATAAGTTTTATTCGTCCTCATGATATAGAAATTAGTCTTGAACCCAAAGAAAACGAGTTTATTGCTGCAGAGATAATATTTATCCGAGCAGTTGGACCAATTGTCAACCTTGAAATGAAGAGAAAGGATACAGGAGAATATATTGAAGCTGAAGTCAGTAAAGAAATATATAAAAAGCTTATGCTGAAGGAAAGGCAGACAGTATATATTAAACCTAAGGATTTCAGAGTGTTTATTCCTGATGATTATATTATTTAA
- the cysT gene encoding sulfate ABC transporter permease subunit CysT, with the protein MILTIKPFKLKQQSVIPGFGITMGIALLYLTLLVLIPISMVFINSSSLGLSNFIDIVTSERVAASLKVSFGTSFFAAAINTVFGLLIAWVLERYTFPGKKLMDGLIDLPFALPTAVAGISLTTLYAQNGWIGRFFEPLGIRISYTPLGITIALIFISFPFVVRTVQPVLQGIDTEVEEAAACLGASRFQTFTKIVIPELFPALITGFALSFARALGEYGSVVFISGNMPMKTEITPLLIRTKLEQYDYAGGTAVAAVMLIISFVMLLLINFFQWWISNRHNRS; encoded by the coding sequence ATGATACTGACAATTAAGCCCTTTAAATTAAAACAACAAAGTGTAATACCTGGCTTTGGCATTACAATGGGAATTGCATTACTATATCTTACACTTTTAGTACTAATACCTATTTCAATGGTATTTATAAATAGTTCAAGTTTGGGATTATCAAATTTTATTGATATAGTTACCAGTGAAAGAGTGGCTGCTTCACTAAAAGTATCTTTTGGTACATCATTTTTTGCAGCAGCAATAAATACAGTCTTTGGATTACTTATTGCATGGGTACTTGAAAGATATACTTTTCCTGGAAAGAAGCTTATGGATGGTTTGATTGACCTGCCATTTGCACTGCCTACTGCTGTAGCCGGTATATCACTTACAACACTTTATGCACAAAATGGGTGGATAGGCAGATTTTTTGAACCGTTGGGAATAAGAATATCCTATACACCTTTAGGAATAACAATTGCTTTAATATTTATAAGCTTTCCTTTTGTAGTAAGAACAGTTCAACCTGTTCTGCAAGGTATCGATACTGAGGTTGAAGAAGCTGCGGCATGTCTTGGTGCTTCAAGATTTCAGACTTTTACTAAAATAGTCATACCTGAACTGTTTCCAGCACTTATAACAGGGTTTGCTCTTTCGTTTGCAAGAGCATTAGGAGAATACGGTTCGGTTGTATTTATATCAGGTAATATGCCTATGAAGACCGAAATAACACCACTTTTAATCAGAACAAAGCTGGAGCAGTACGATTATGCTGGAGGTACAGCAGTTGCAGCAGTTATGTTAATTATATCTTTTGTTATGCTGTTGCTAATTAATTTTTTTCAGTGGTGGATTAGTAACAGACATAACCGAAGTTAA
- a CDS encoding homocysteine S-methyltransferase family protein encodes MNKATFRELISNKILILDGATGTQLQKKGMPTGVCPEQWVYENPDVIKSIQKEYIESGSNIIYTCTFGGNRIKLDEFGIGDRTVELNRCLAKYSKEAAGDKCLVAGDLASTGRFIKPLGDMDFEDCVNIYKEQVKGLLEGGVDLFVIETMLDIQEARAALIAVKESCDLPVCVSMSFDENFRTLTGTDPITALITLQSLGADVVGCNCSTGPVQMLKIISMMKPYAKVPLMAKPNAGLPKLINGKTTFDMKPEEFGSYIKEFIDAGVNLLGGCCGTSPDYIKQIYLESRNLKPAVVSSEPYSAITSCRKTEFFGLNKPVAIVGERINPTGKKQLQAELREGSTHEIRKFAAEQVEKGANILDVNVGMPGIDEKATMLNTVSLLSSIIDAPLCLDSSSPEVLEAALRIYPGRALINSISQEKVKLEKLLPVAAKYGAMFILLPLSDEGVPEKAEQRKVIVENVFAKAAEFGYQKNDVVVDGLVMTVSANQEAAAETLKLIDWCSKEFGCGTIVGLSNVSFGLPERSWVNAAFLAMAISKGLTMAIANPSSELLMNIKMACDVITMNDVNSKSYISYFGSQPKPTAGEVRIQAQDKKIGDRIFDAVLNGDTEIIGTLIEKALEEKVSARDIVDNHLIPAINQVGKYFDEKKYFLPQLIQSAETMKKGFTFVEPLLKEAVTAEEKEVVIIMATVKGDIHDIGKNIVALMLRNYGFIVHDLGKDVSAETIIDKAKSLNAHIIGLSALMTTTMVEMREVIKLAKEQNLNCKFMIGGAVVDADYAKEIGADGYSKDAYEAVKLAKRLSE; translated from the coding sequence ATGAATAAAGCAACGTTTAGAGAACTAATTTCAAATAAAATACTAATACTTGATGGTGCTACAGGAACACAGTTGCAAAAAAAAGGTATGCCTACAGGCGTATGTCCTGAACAATGGGTTTATGAGAATCCTGATGTGATTAAAAGCATCCAAAAGGAATATATAGAATCAGGTTCAAACATAATATATACCTGTACTTTTGGTGGCAATCGCATTAAACTTGATGAATTCGGTATAGGGGACAGAACAGTTGAACTAAACAGATGCTTAGCTAAGTACTCCAAAGAAGCTGCAGGTGATAAATGCCTTGTTGCAGGTGACTTGGCCTCTACAGGCAGATTCATAAAACCTCTGGGAGATATGGATTTCGAGGATTGTGTAAATATATATAAAGAACAGGTTAAAGGATTATTAGAGGGAGGCGTAGACCTTTTTGTAATAGAAACCATGCTAGACATACAGGAAGCTAGAGCGGCACTTATTGCAGTAAAAGAAAGCTGTGATTTGCCTGTTTGTGTAAGTATGAGTTTTGATGAGAATTTTAGAACATTAACTGGAACTGACCCAATTACTGCCTTAATTACCTTGCAAAGCCTTGGAGCTGATGTTGTTGGCTGTAATTGCTCTACAGGGCCAGTGCAAATGTTAAAAATTATTTCAATGATGAAGCCATATGCTAAAGTGCCTTTAATGGCTAAGCCAAATGCAGGACTACCAAAGCTTATTAATGGTAAAACTACTTTTGATATGAAGCCTGAGGAATTTGGTTCATATATAAAAGAATTTATAGACGCAGGAGTAAACCTATTAGGAGGCTGTTGTGGAACCTCTCCTGATTATATTAAACAGATTTATTTAGAAAGCAGAAATTTAAAGCCAGCTGTTGTTTCTTCTGAGCCTTATAGTGCTATAACTTCCTGTCGTAAAACTGAATTCTTTGGTTTAAATAAACCCGTTGCTATTGTTGGAGAGAGGATTAATCCTACTGGAAAGAAACAACTGCAAGCTGAGCTTAGAGAGGGTTCAACCCACGAAATAAGAAAGTTTGCTGCTGAACAGGTAGAGAAAGGGGCTAATATTCTTGATGTTAATGTTGGTATGCCGGGTATTGATGAAAAGGCAACAATGCTAAACACTGTAAGTTTATTGAGTTCAATAATTGATGCTCCGCTTTGCTTGGATTCATCATCACCTGAAGTTCTTGAAGCAGCACTTAGAATATATCCAGGAAGAGCATTAATTAATTCAATTTCTCAAGAAAAAGTAAAACTGGAGAAGCTTTTACCAGTTGCCGCAAAATATGGCGCTATGTTTATATTGCTTCCTCTAAGCGATGAAGGCGTTCCTGAAAAAGCTGAGCAAAGAAAAGTAATTGTTGAAAATGTTTTTGCAAAAGCAGCTGAATTTGGTTATCAAAAAAACGATGTTGTAGTAGATGGTTTAGTTATGACAGTTTCGGCAAACCAAGAAGCTGCTGCTGAGACATTAAAGCTGATTGATTGGTGCAGCAAGGAATTTGGCTGCGGAACAATAGTTGGTCTTTCAAATGTATCCTTTGGTTTACCTGAGAGAAGCTGGGTAAATGCAGCTTTCTTGGCTATGGCTATAAGCAAGGGGCTTACTATGGCGATAGCAAATCCATCAAGTGAACTATTAATGAATATAAAAATGGCTTGTGACGTAATTACAATGAATGATGTAAACAGCAAAAGCTATATATCCTATTTTGGCAGTCAGCCAAAGCCAACAGCTGGGGAAGTACGAATACAAGCCCAAGATAAAAAAATAGGTGACAGAATATTCGATGCCGTACTTAATGGTGATACTGAAATCATTGGTACACTAATAGAAAAAGCTTTAGAAGAAAAGGTTAGTGCTCGTGACATTGTAGATAACCATTTGATTCCTGCAATTAATCAAGTAGGAAAGTACTTTGATGAAAAGAAGTATTTTTTACCTCAATTAATTCAAAGTGCCGAAACCATGAAAAAGGGCTTTACTTTTGTAGAACCGCTGCTTAAGGAAGCTGTAACAGCTGAAGAAAAAGAAGTGGTCATAATTATGGCTACAGTAAAAGGTGACATTCATGATATTGGTAAAAATATTGTTGCACTTATGCTTCGAAATTATGGTTTTATAGTACATGATTTAGGAAAGGATGTAAGTGCTGAGACAATTATAGATAAAGCTAAAAGCTTGAATGCACACATTATAGGCTTATCCGCACTTATGACCACAACGATGGTGGAAATGAGAGAAGTTATAAAACTTGCAAAGGAACAAAATTTAAATTGCAAGTTTATGATAGGCGGAGCAGTTGTAGATGCTGATTATGCAAAGGAAATCGGAGCAGATGGTTATTCTAAAGATGCATATGAAGCTGTAAAGCTGGCGAAAAGGCTTTCAGAATAA
- a CDS encoding ROK family protein encodes MDISDIIKNLSMESKKILSLLLHNQPFTKAVLSELSGLKLTSLNRMMLPLEEAELIVKCEIGESTGGRKPVLYDVNPYRYFIIGIDISRTYTQVVLINFKMQFIEKNKFDMNKESTPSIVVNLISSWIDKVIEKLRKQHGTIIGIGIGTVGPLDRKKGVVLNPDNFRAKGWEDVPLKSIFEERYGIPVVIDNGANAAVLAETYYGLGKGIKNVIYINCGIGIRTGVISSGVFVRNINDADDAFAHMIVDLNGRKCSCGNVGCIEAYASIYSINQVFTELCNKTLNYSDNIEQLSYIDICKAAESGEPIAMKVIEDSATIMGNGLANLIQLLNPGIVILSGPLLKHSELFYQISTDTAYKRINKFSKDKIFFNRGGYFKEDAISVGAAAILLESFLDNACTY; translated from the coding sequence ATGGACATCAGCGATATAATAAAAAACCTATCTATGGAGTCAAAAAAAATATTAAGTTTACTGCTCCATAACCAGCCTTTTACTAAGGCTGTCTTATCAGAGTTATCTGGCTTAAAGCTTACAAGCCTAAATAGAATGATGCTTCCTCTTGAAGAAGCAGAGTTAATAGTTAAATGTGAAATAGGTGAATCAACAGGCGGCAGGAAACCTGTATTATATGATGTTAATCCATATCGGTATTTTATTATTGGTATTGACATATCAAGAACTTATACTCAGGTGGTTTTAATCAATTTTAAAATGCAATTCATTGAAAAAAATAAGTTTGATATGAACAAGGAATCAACTCCGTCAATAGTAGTAAATCTTATATCAAGCTGGATTGATAAAGTAATTGAAAAACTCAGAAAGCAACATGGAACTATTATAGGAATTGGTATTGGGACTGTAGGGCCATTGGACAGAAAAAAAGGAGTAGTGCTAAATCCTGATAACTTCAGAGCAAAAGGTTGGGAGGACGTACCATTAAAATCTATTTTTGAAGAAAGGTATGGAATCCCTGTTGTAATAGATAACGGAGCAAATGCAGCAGTATTAGCTGAAACATACTACGGATTAGGAAAGGGTATCAAGAACGTTATTTACATAAACTGTGGTATAGGTATCAGAACAGGAGTTATTTCCTCAGGTGTTTTTGTGAGAAACATAAACGATGCTGATGATGCCTTCGCACATATGATTGTAGATTTAAATGGGAGAAAATGCAGCTGCGGAAATGTAGGATGTATTGAAGCATATGCGTCAATTTATTCAATAAATCAAGTATTTACTGAACTATGCAATAAAACATTAAATTATAGCGATAATATTGAGCAGCTTTCCTATATTGATATTTGTAAGGCTGCAGAATCAGGAGAACCTATTGCTATGAAAGTCATAGAGGATTCTGCAACCATAATGGGAAATGGACTTGCAAATCTCATACAGCTATTAAACCCAGGAATTGTAATCCTAAGCGGACCATTACTTAAACACTCTGAGTTATTTTATCAAATTAGCACAGATACCGCATATAAAAGAATTAATAAATTTAGCAAAGACAAAATTTTTTTCAACAGGGGCGGTTACTTCAAAGAGGATGCCATATCAGTAGGGGCGGCAGCTATTTTGTTGGAAAGTTTTCTTGATAATGCTTGTACTTATTAA
- the glyA gene encoding serine hydroxymethyltransferase — translation MYNIDTIKKFDPQVAEAIELEVNRQRNKIELIASENFVSDAVIEALGTPLTNKYAEGYPGKRYYGGCEHVDVIEQLAIDRAKEIFGAEHANVQPHSGAQANAAVFLAFLNPGDTFLGMNLAHGGHLSHGSPANISGKYYNVVPYGVREDNNYIDYDELRKLAKENSPKLIVAGASAYPRTLDFKAFREIADEVGAILMVDMAHIAGLVAAGVHPNPVPYADVVTTTTHKTLRGPRGGMILCKEEHAKKINSAVFPGTQGGPLMHVIAAKAVCFKEVLSPEFKEYQQNIVKNAKALSLALIEKGFKLVSDGTDNHLMLVNLTNMNITGKEAQLKLDDVNITCNKNGIPFDTQSPFITSGIRLGTPAVTARGMKEEDMKEIAELIHLTITDFDNSKDSIINRVEALCGKYPLYR, via the coding sequence GTGTATAATATTGATACAATTAAAAAATTTGATCCTCAAGTAGCTGAGGCTATTGAACTTGAGGTTAATAGACAAAGAAATAAAATAGAGTTAATAGCTTCTGAGAATTTTGTAAGTGATGCTGTAATTGAAGCTCTAGGAACTCCTTTAACAAATAAATATGCAGAAGGTTATCCTGGAAAAAGATATTATGGTGGTTGTGAGCATGTTGATGTAATTGAACAGTTAGCGATAGACAGAGCAAAAGAAATATTTGGGGCAGAGCATGCAAATGTTCAGCCACATTCTGGAGCGCAGGCAAATGCTGCTGTATTTCTAGCATTCTTAAACCCAGGTGATACTTTTTTAGGCATGAATTTAGCTCATGGCGGTCACTTAAGTCATGGAAGTCCTGCTAATATTTCAGGTAAGTATTACAATGTAGTACCTTATGGTGTTAGAGAAGACAATAACTATATAGATTATGATGAACTTAGAAAACTCGCTAAAGAAAATTCTCCAAAGCTTATTGTCGCTGGTGCAAGTGCATATCCAAGAACACTTGATTTTAAGGCTTTCAGAGAAATAGCTGATGAAGTAGGAGCAATCTTAATGGTTGATATGGCACATATAGCTGGTCTTGTTGCAGCAGGTGTTCATCCAAATCCAGTTCCTTATGCAGATGTTGTAACAACAACTACTCATAAAACACTTAGAGGGCCAAGAGGCGGTATGATTCTCTGCAAAGAAGAGCACGCAAAAAAAATAAATAGTGCTGTATTCCCAGGAACACAAGGCGGACCATTAATGCATGTTATTGCTGCTAAAGCAGTTTGCTTCAAGGAAGTACTTTCACCTGAATTTAAAGAATATCAGCAAAACATAGTTAAGAATGCAAAAGCACTATCTTTAGCTCTTATTGAAAAAGGCTTCAAGCTAGTTTCAGATGGTACTGACAATCACTTGATGCTTGTAAATCTTACAAACATGAATATAACTGGTAAGGAAGCTCAGTTAAAGCTTGATGATGTTAATATTACATGTAACAAAAATGGTATACCTTTTGATACACAAAGTCCATTTATTACTAGCGGTATCAGACTTGGAACTCCTGCAGTAACAGCAAGGGGTATGAAGGAAGAGGATATGAAGGAGATTGCAGAGCTCATTCATCTTACTATTACTGACTTTGATAACTCAAAGGACAGCATTATAAATAGAGTAGAAGCACTTTGCGGAAAATATCCTTTGTATAGATAA
- a CDS encoding tyrosine recombinase XerC: MKNISDFEMPLVLQDFLNYLLTIKGKSANTVQVYFYDLRVFFRFLKIHRKLVDKQIEFDEIDITDVDIAILKTVTLSDLYSFMSFVSSNRDNTAYARARKVASLRAFFNYLTNKAKLIDVNPTSELESPKIIKRLPRYLNVEESKDLLDSVNIVNSEYSARDYAILTIFLNCGLRLSELVGINLSNIKNNSLTVIGKGDKERSIPLNNACLQAIDDYMKVRPVNGVKDKNALFLSKRLQRISKESVQKIVKKYIKEAGLDPQRYSTHKLRHTAATLMYKYGKVDIRALQELLGHQSIATTEIYTHLDQEQLRDAVSRNPLNQLVSESRRNRKSLEDDISEE; this comes from the coding sequence ATGAAAAATATTTCTGATTTTGAAATGCCATTAGTACTACAAGATTTTTTAAATTATCTTCTAACAATTAAAGGTAAATCAGCAAATACTGTTCAAGTTTATTTTTATGACTTACGGGTTTTCTTTCGATTTTTAAAAATTCACAGAAAGCTAGTAGATAAACAAATTGAATTTGATGAAATAGATATCACAGATGTAGACATCGCTATTTTAAAAACTGTTACTTTAAGTGATTTGTACTCATTTATGTCTTTTGTAAGCAGTAACCGTGATAATACAGCTTATGCCCGTGCTAGAAAGGTTGCCAGCTTGAGAGCATTCTTCAACTATCTTACAAACAAAGCTAAGCTAATTGATGTTAATCCTACAAGTGAGTTAGAATCACCTAAAATCATTAAAAGGCTTCCAAGATACTTGAATGTTGAAGAGAGCAAGGATTTGCTGGATTCTGTTAATATCGTGAATAGTGAGTATTCTGCACGGGATTACGCAATTCTTACTATATTTTTAAATTGTGGATTACGACTATCTGAACTAGTTGGAATAAATTTAAGTAATATTAAAAATAACAGCCTCACTGTCATCGGTAAAGGTGACAAGGAACGCAGCATACCACTTAATAATGCCTGTTTACAAGCTATTGATGATTATATGAAGGTTCGCCCTGTTAACGGTGTAAAAGATAAAAATGCATTGTTTTTGAGTAAGCGTTTACAACGTATAAGTAAGGAGTCAGTTCAGAAAATTGTAAAAAAATATATTAAAGAAGCTGGTCTTGACCCTCAGAGATATTCAACCCATAAGCTTAGACATACTGCAGCTACTTTAATGTATAAGTATGGTAAGGTTGATATAAGAGCATTGCAGGAATTATTAGGCCATCAAAGCATTGCCACTACTGAAATATACACTCACCTAGACCAGGAACAGCTACGAGATGCAGTAAGCAGGAATCCGCTAAATCAATTGGTATCGGAAAGCAGGAGAAATCGAAAAAGCCTTGAGGATGATATTTCTGAAGAATAA
- the cysW gene encoding sulfate ABC transporter permease subunit CysW: MAGSIPLNLEIKNQNQLKRRTTKESKAVRIVLTTLAILFFVLLLIVPLISVFVKAFEQGAKVYIAALSDPIALDAIKLTLLTIVIVVPINTAFGLIAAWAVAKFKFRGKNVLITIIDLPFAISPVVAGLIFVLLFSTSHGLLAPVLNTLGIKIIFAPPGIILATLFVTLPFVARELIPLMEAQGTAEEEAALTLGASGFKTFWHITLPNIKWGLLYGVMLTAARAAGEFGAVSVVSGHIRGLTNTIPLQVEILYNEYKFSAAFAVATILTVIAIINLIIKNISDWKIKQQAKI, translated from the coding sequence ATGGCAGGCAGCATTCCATTAAATTTAGAAATTAAAAATCAAAATCAACTGAAAAGAAGAACGACAAAAGAATCTAAAGCTGTTCGTATTGTACTTACAACATTAGCAATATTATTTTTTGTATTATTGCTTATAGTTCCACTTATTTCAGTATTTGTGAAGGCTTTTGAGCAAGGCGCAAAGGTTTACATAGCGGCTTTAAGTGACCCAATAGCTTTAGATGCTATAAAGCTTACTTTGCTTACAATAGTTATTGTAGTTCCGATAAACACCGCTTTTGGATTAATTGCTGCATGGGCTGTGGCAAAGTTTAAATTCAGAGGCAAAAATGTATTAATAACTATAATTGACTTGCCTTTTGCCATTTCACCTGTAGTTGCAGGCTTAATATTTGTTCTTTTATTTAGCACAAGTCATGGATTACTAGCACCAGTTCTTAATACCCTTGGAATAAAAATAATATTTGCACCGCCGGGAATAATTCTTGCTACTTTGTTTGTTACACTTCCATTTGTAGCACGAGAATTAATTCCCTTAATGGAAGCTCAGGGAACTGCTGAAGAAGAAGCTGCTTTGACTTTAGGGGCAAGTGGCTTTAAAACCTTCTGGCATATAACACTTCCAAATATTAAATGGGGTCTTTTGTATGGGGTTATGTTAACTGCTGCCAGGGCAGCGGGCGAATTCGGTGCAGTTTCTGTAGTGTCAGGGCATATTAGAGGTCTTACAAACACAATACCTTTACAGGTAGAAATTTTATATAACGAATATAAATTTTCAGCAGCTTTTGCAGTTGCAACAATTTTAACTGTTATAGCAATTATTAATTTGATAATTAAGAATATTTCAGATTGGAAAATTAAACAGCAAGCCAAGATATAG